A single region of the Mesotoga sp. BH458_6_3_2_1 genome encodes:
- a CDS encoding type II secretion system F family protein, with translation MPDFRYEVINIKGKPEKGKLAANSKLEALQILSSRGYIVSSIKQSSYSRSSTKASLFPASQKEVSIFSRQLATMVSSGVRIREALQVLSTQVLFSRRFRKIIARVVLDIEGGMSFSESLERSGVFEPLFTNLVKAGEAGGVLDESLERVADFYEGMVELQNQVKSAMAYPLFMMVFAVGIVGMISFFILPNLISAFGGNFKPEGTMAILLKMNDILKNQWPLLLVLLFGLLIGGFFFFKSKYGNIVKESIGKLIPPIRTLRNMTAMERFTRTTAVLVASGVDLPTVLELAGEVSQSPRVMKAVTNAIVSIKGGESISASLEHQKVFPPIVVSMVATGEETGKLDEVMFKVADFYHMQVQNALKKLVSLVEPIMILFIGGFIGFLAITIYGAVFAMEQSIG, from the coding sequence ATGCCCGATTTTCGCTATGAAGTAATCAACATCAAAGGAAAGCCCGAGAAAGGCAAGCTTGCTGCGAATTCCAAACTGGAGGCACTCCAGATCCTCTCGAGCAGAGGCTATATTGTCAGTTCAATTAAGCAGTCGTCATATTCGCGCAGCTCGACTAAGGCCTCTTTGTTTCCCGCCTCACAGAAGGAAGTCAGCATCTTTTCGAGACAGTTGGCCACGATGGTTTCATCCGGCGTCAGGATAAGAGAGGCACTTCAGGTTCTTTCGACTCAGGTCCTGTTTTCTAGAAGATTCAGAAAGATCATAGCCCGAGTTGTTTTAGATATTGAGGGTGGAATGAGTTTCAGCGAATCTCTTGAGAGATCAGGTGTTTTTGAACCGCTGTTTACCAATCTTGTTAAGGCCGGTGAGGCAGGCGGGGTGCTTGATGAATCGCTTGAAAGAGTTGCGGACTTCTATGAGGGAATGGTTGAGCTTCAGAACCAGGTTAAATCGGCTATGGCCTATCCTCTTTTCATGATGGTTTTTGCAGTTGGAATAGTGGGGATGATTTCCTTCTTCATTCTTCCAAATTTGATCAGCGCTTTTGGAGGAAACTTTAAACCTGAGGGAACAATGGCCATTCTTCTAAAGATGAATGATATTTTGAAAAACCAGTGGCCCCTGCTTCTGGTTTTGCTTTTCGGATTGCTGATTGGAGGGTTCTTCTTCTTCAAGAGCAAATACGGTAACATCGTTAAGGAAAGTATTGGAAAGCTAATTCCTCCAATAAGAACCCTGAGAAACATGACGGCTATGGAGAGATTCACTAGAACAACGGCCGTTCTAGTAGCAAGTGGAGTTGATCTTCCAACAGTTCTGGAGCTTGCGGGCGAAGTCTCGCAAAGTCCTCGGGTTATGAAGGCTGTAACGAATGCAATAGTCAGCATAAAGGGAGGAGAGAGCATCAGTGCTTCTCTTGAGCATCAGAAGGTCTTCCCACCGATAGTCGTTAGTATGGTGGCCACGGGAGAGGAGACCGGCAAACTGGACGAAGTCATGTTCAAAGTTGCCGACTTCTATCACATGCAGGTTCAAAACGCACTCAAGAAACTTGTTTCGCTTGTTGAGCCAATAATGATATTATTTATTGGTGGGTTCATTGGTTTTCTGGCAATAACCATATACGGTGCTGTTTTTGCGATGGAGCAAAGTATTGGATGA